CAATGAGACAGGACCAGTCATACATTCCCTTGAACACGGGATTGTCTCCAGGGCCTATCCCGAACTGCTCCAGACCAGGGAAGGCCACACCACTGTTGGCCGCCTGCAAAGCATCCAGATATGCCGGTGTATGAAACCTTTGCAAGACCTCTTTTCCCACTGGGCGTGGTTTCACCCTGATGACCTCGGGGTGATCCAATAGCCCGTAAGCCTGGATCAGATTCAAAGTCAAACCCAAACGCTCTATGCGCAGAGGATGGCATGGTCCGTAGTCGTAACCCATCATCTCTTCACTGAAAATAAAGGCTATACTCATCCGGGTTTGCCCTCCCAAGCTGCCAGCTTCCCAAGCTCGGCCCTCAAGCCCCCACAGCTTCACAAAGACATCAGGTATTCATCTATGGCTCTTGCAGCTTTCCTTCCCGCTCCCATGGCCAGAATCACAGTGGCAGAGCCTGTCACGATGTCCCCCCCGGCCCACACACCTTTCTTGCTGGTGCGGCCAGTTTCATCCGTGACAATATAGCCCCATTTGTTGGTCTCAAGCCCGGAGGTAGTGGAAGGAATGAGAGGGTTGGCAGTAGTACCTATGGCCACAATGGCCATGTCGGTCTCCAAAATAAACTCAGAGCCAGGAATGGGCACAGGCCTTCTCCTGCCTGAGGCATCCGGCTCACCCAGTTCCATCCGCACACACTCCATGGCCTTCACCCATCCCCGATCATCCCCCAGGAACCTCACGGGATTGGTCAAAAGCTCAAAGACTATGCCCTCCTCCTCGGCATGATGGATCTCTTCAGCCCGGGCAGGCATTTCGGCCCTAGAGCGCCGGTACACTATTCGCACCGTCTCTGCCCCCAGGCGAAGGGCTGTCCTGGCCGAATCCATGGCCACGTTTCCTGCTCCAAGCACAACCACGTTGCGGCCCACTGCAATGGGAGTGTCATAGTCCGGGAAAAGGTATGCCTTCATCAAGTTGGAACGGGTCAGGTACTCATTGGCCGAATATACTCCGCAGAGGTTTTCCCCTGGGATATTCATAAAAACCGGAAGACCTGCTCCCACCCCCAAGAATACCGCATTGTAACCTTCTTCCTCAAAGAGTTCGTCAACTGTGAGGGTCTTGCCCACAACCACGTCTGTCTCTATCCGAACTCCCAGCTTTTGCAAGTAGTTTACTTCGGCCTTGACTATTTCCTTGGGAAGGCGGAATTCAGGAATTCCATATATGAGCACCCCCCCCGGTTCGTGGAGGGCTTCAAAGATGGTTACCTCGTGCCCTTTCTTTATGAGATCCCCTGCCAGGGTGAGACCTGCCGGGCCAGAGCCCACTACCGCCACCCTCTTGCCTGTAGGGGAGGCCATGGGAGGCATTTGGAAACTGCCGTGCAACCTGTCATAGTCTGCCACGAAACGCTCCAGGCGGCCTATGGCCACCGGGTCCCATTTCTTGCCCAGAACGCAGCCGCTCTCACACTGATCCTCCTGGGGGCAAACCCTGCCGCAGACAGCAGGCAAGGAATTGGTCTCACGAATCTTGGCAGCAGCCTCGAAAAACTTTCCCTCTGCCACCAAGGATATGAAGCCCGGGATATCCACCTCCACAGGGCATGAAGGTACGCATCCGGGCTTCTTGCATTTAAGGCAACGGCTGGCTTCGGCCAGGGCTTGTTCTGGACTGTACCCAAAGGGCACCTCTTTGAAATTATGGATCCTTTCCTTGGGGGGTTGCTCAGGCATGGGTTGCCTGGGCAACCTCTCTTTTTTGCTCTTGTGGGAATGTTCACTCTTTTCGCTCATCTGCTGCTCCCTCCTGCAACCTCCGCCTGGAAACGCTGGTAAGATTCCCTTTCTTGAGGCACGTACATCATCAGCCGCTTGCTGAGCTCCTCAAAGTCCACCTGATGCCCGTCAAAATCAGGACCGTGCACGCAGCAGAAGCGTGTCTGGCCCCCAACCCTCACCCTACAAGCACCACACATGCCTGTGCCGTCCACCATGATGGGATTGAGGCTCACCATGGTCTTCACACCGAAGGGCTGGGTGGTCTTGCAAAGGAAGCGCATCATGGGCACAGGTCCTATGCCCATGACCATGCCCACATCCTTGCGCTGCTCCAAGAGCTCCTTAAGCACATCGGTAACAAAACCGTGGCGTCCGTAACTCCCATCGTCCGTGGTTACATGAAGTTCATGACAGACACTGTTCATCTCCTGTTCCAGTATGAGAAGTTCCTTGGTGCGGGCTCCTATGATGGCAATGACATGGTTGCCAGCATCGAAAAAGGCACGGGTGATTGGGTAGATCACCGCAACTCCCAGCCCTCCTCCCACACAGATCACTGTCCCCACTTTATCCACGTGGGTAGGCACCCCCAGAGGCCCTATAACATCCTGTATGATCTCTCCAGGGGCCATTCTGGCCAACATGGCCGTGGTCTTGCCCACAACCTGGAAGTAGATCCTTATCCAACCCTGCTCTGGATGGGTCTCTGCCACCGTAAGAGGAATCCGCTCTCCCCTCTCATTGGCCCGAAGGATCACAAACTGCCCCGGCCTGGTTTTCCTGGCAATTCGGGGTGCCTTGAGCCTGAACATGCACACTGTGCCCTGCGCCATCTGTTTCTTCTCCAGGATCTCGAACACCGCTTCCGCCCTCCTTCCCTGCAATTGTGGCCCTCACATATGAGACAAGTTCAAGAATTCACTGGAACAGGGGCATTATGCAGCCCCAAGCCGACTTCTGTGTATTTCGGCAAAGAATCCTGGCTAAATCGCGCCCATGATAGTCTGAGACCCCTGGTTTGTCCAGTCAGCTCAGGGCAGGCTCAGTCCTTTGTATACAGACTTAAACCTCTTCAGGATTCCGTGGCTTATGTCTCCTGGCCCTGGAAGTAGGGCTTTGCTTTAAGAGCCCCATTCAGGTATCCTCCTGAAACACCCTGAGGGTCTGTGGCTCGTAAATGAGTAACTCGTCCACCCTTTTTGTCTCTTCTTGGCTCATGGGGAGGTACTTGCCTTTGGCTGATGCATAGAGTTCTCCAGCCTCATCCTTGACCTGCCCACTCACCAGGGCCATCCTGCGGCTTACCCTCTCCGGCCAGGCCTCAATTAACATGGCCTTTCCAATGGGAAAGGGCTTCAGGTAACGCACCGTAAGTTCAGCTGTGACAAACATTCTTTTTATGGCCAGTGTAGGGGCCCACCCCATGGCCTCATCCAGGAGCGTGGAGATGACCCCCCCATGCACAACCCCAAGATAACCCTGGCGATGCACCTCTGGGACGTGTCTGACTCGTACTCTTCCTCTTTCGGCTGAGAAGATGACCTTGAAGCCCAGGGGATTGTCCTTTCCGCAAACATAACACCATTTGCTATAGGGAAGCGGTTTCTCCATCATTCCTCCTTACCATGCCGGACAAACTGACACATCATGACCTTGTGCAGAGGTTCCATGGAATTCTATGATAGGTTAAAGCTCAATGGAAAGGAGAAATGGGCTTTGATCGCCATAGTGGATTACGGCATGGGGAATCTGAGGTCTGTGTGGAAGGCCTTTGCATATCTGGGAGCACAGGCCAGGCTTACCAATAGCCCCTTGGACATAAGGGAAGCCAGGAAAATCGTGTTGCCTGGTGTTGGAGCCTTCAGGGATTGTATGGCCAATCTGGACAGAATGGGATTGCTGGAACCCATAATGAGAGCTATCAGAGAGGGAAAGCCATATCTTGGAATTTGTCTCGGGCTTCAGGTGTTGTTCGAGCAAAGCGAAGAATTCGGCAAGACCCCAGGCATGGGAATAATTCAAGGCCGGGTTGTAAGGTTTCCCCCTGACATGCCTGTTGAGGGACAGGGCCCCCGGCGATTCCTCACGGTGCCTCACATAGGCTGGAACAGCATCAGGCTGCTCAAGAATGCCCCTCATCTGGATGGAGTGCCCCAGAAGGCATACTTTTATTTCGTACACTCCTATTTCGGGGTGCCTGAGGAAACCTCTGTTGTGGCAACTATCACTGATTACGGTGTTGAGTTCGTATCCAGCCTATGGAAGGACAACATCTTCGCATGCCAGTTCCATCCTGAAAAGAGCCAGGCACCAGGGCTTAGAATCCTGAGGAACTTCCTTGCTCTGCCTGATTGAGCAAAAAAGGCATGCACCAGCTCTTTGCTGAGCCTCCCAGAGCTGCTTCAACCCCACATCAACCCGCATCACACAAGAGAGGCTCAGTTCTCCTCCAGCTGTTCCACAAAAGCCTCTATGTTTGTCACTGCCTGTTCCTCTGAATAACACCGAAGGTCATTTAGATCTCCATGAATTACAAGGCAAGGAATACCCAGCCTCTTCTGCAGCCTCTGGGGCATGCTGTAGCGGCTGTTGGAGTTGTTGGGACAGGTCTTGGCGTCATGAAAAAGAATGCCATCTATTTGAAACTGATTGACTATTCTCTCTATGTAGTCTTCTTTCCAACCCTCGGCATGGCATATGAATATGTTGGTATAGGCCTTGGCCATGCTGTGAAAGGGATCATCCGGGTCAAAGTCCGTAAAGATCCAGCTGTTGCAATATGTAGATGCCACTATGCATGAGTGCAGCCGCATGAAAAGGTTGGCCAGATCCCTCAGCTTTCCCCAAATGGGCATTCCTTCCCAGTACAGGCGGTGTCTTTCCTCCTCCACTGCAGCCACCCCATTTTTGACCCTCTCTTGGAGCTCTTTGAGCAATATTTCATAATAATCCACCGCCTCTTGGGTTCCTCTGGCCACCACTGCGGGCCCCATGTGGATCGTATGGTCGAAAAAGGTCCAGGGAGAAGGCACTGCCGAGGCGGTCTCCAGGACCTCCTTCCAGAGGTCCGAACAACGCCTGGACAGGCCCACCACATGGCGCAGTCGATCCATGTCCAGTTTTGTACCCGAGACCTGTTCCAGGGTGGGCACCAGCCCCTCCATTTGTCTGGCCACATCCTTGACATGGGCCTCTGTGACCTCTTCCACTCCCCTTGGTGAGGTGATTCCTATGACCGGAACCTTGAACTCCCTGCCGTAAAAGTGAAACCAGTCCTGAACGTCCCTGCACTGGTTGGTGTTGTAAACCAGCACGTCTGGCTTGGGCACACCGCTTATTCCATAGGTCTGTACAAGGGGAGTCTCTCGGCGCAGATAGGCCCCCACATCACTCGTGAGATAGGAGCAAATATCGGGTGAGTAACCCAGGGCATTGGCTACGGGTATGTAGTCCATGGCTTTGCGGGAAGCGCCCAACACCGCCCCATGGTTTTCTGGAAAATATACAAGAAACCCCATGGCTCGAAGAAGCTCCGCGGGCCCTACACTGGTACACCAGGCAACCTTGGGTGATCCCCTCTTTACAGCCTGGTCCAACTCTTGAAAGTGCTGTGCCATGACTTGCTTGAGTTTTTTTGTAGCACTGAACTCCCTGCGATCAGAGCTTTGTCCCAAACCCATTTAGAGCCCCCTCTCCCCTTACCTGCATCTGGCAAAACGGCAGGACCCTCTAGCCTGCCCTGTCTTCCTCCAGCCCGTAAAGGGCTGCTCCGAAGGCCCCGGTGAGTTGAGGATGGGGAGGGATAAACACATTGGTCTTCAACCTTTCTCCCAAAGCCTCAGCCAAGACCGGGTTGTGTTCCACAACTCCCCCGGTTAACACAATAGTCCCATCCAGAGGATCCATCTCCAGGATTCTCTGAACCACCGAGTCGAAGAGCCCTCTTACTATGTCCTCCACCTTCTCTCCCTTTCTGATGAGGGTCAGTATCTCCGTGGAGGTGAATACAGTGCAGTAGGATCCTATCTGGACTTTTCGGGTTGAACGCCTTGCCAATGAGTCCAGTTGGGATATATCCAGGCCCAGCCTCAGGGCCACCTCCTCCAGAAAAGCCCCAGTTCCTGCAGCGCACTTACGGTTCATTCGGAAGGCCACCCTACGGCCCTTCTCGTCCACCCGGATCACCTTGCAGTCTTGGCCTCCGATGTCAACGATGGTGGCTGCATGGGGAAAGTAGTGATAACAGCCCTTCATGTGGCATGAGATCTCCGTCTTGATGCGCTTGGCCATGGGCACGTTGTAGCGGCCATATCCAGTGGAAACCACACAGCTCAAGCTCTCCAGCGAAACTCCAGCCTTTTCCAAAGCCTTTTCCAGACATGCGGCAGAGCCTCCTGCATAGTCCACGCCCGAGCGTTGCACATGGAAACCCCTCATTGTGGCTTCCAGATCTATGACCACCGCCTTGGTCGTGGAGGCCCCCACATCCACACCAGCCCAAAAGAACTTTTCCAAGCCGCTGCCGTGGATCCTCCCTTCGCCTTTGGTATTCACTTGAGCTTCTCTACGATGTCAAGCGCCGAATCTTTCCCTGAGCAATCTGTGCAGGATCTTTCCCGTGGCGGTCCTGGGCATCTCCTCCTCCCGGATAAAGGAAACAGACTTGGGCCTCTTGTATCCAGCTATTTTGTCTCGGCACCAATCTATTATCTCTTTCTCGGTGGCCTCCTGCCCTTCTTTCAAGATCACCACCGCGTGGACTGCCTCACCCCATTTTTCATGCGGTATACCGATCACGGCCACATCCTTTACCTTTGGGTGACCTCCGATGCAGTTTTCCACTTCCGAAGGATACACATTCTCCCCACCCGTTATGATCATGTTGCTCTTGCGATCTACCAGGTAGTAGTAACCTTCCTCATCCCTACGGGCCATGTCTCCGGCTGAGCAATAAGGACCTCTGAAGGCCTCGGCCGTCTTTTCCGGAAGCTTCCAATAGCCTTGAAAAGCATGTGGGGTACGGGAAAACAGCTCCCCAACCTCCCCTTCCGGCACCTCATTGCCTTTTTCATCCAGAAGCTTTATGCGGCCTGAACCCGTGATTTCCCTGCCTATGGATCCCAGCTTGCTAAATTGCTCCTCAGGTCTGAGCAATGTCACCAGGCCCGCCTCTGTTGAACCATAAGCCTCGAACAACTGGGAATTCTTGAAGAAATCCATTATGGCCAGCTTTGTATCCCTTCGGGCAGGGGCCGATGAGATGAGCAGCTTTGTTACAGCGTCGCAGTTGTACTTTTGCTTCACGCTGTCGGGAAGCCCCAGCATCATTATGTAATGGGTGGGCACCAGGGACGTGAAGGTGATGCGTTGCTCTGAAAGGGTCTTGAGCAAATGCTCTGGGTCAAAGCTCTTCATGTTGTAAACGCACACGCTTCCCCCGCAGTATGTGAAAACAAATGAGTAAAAAATGGAATTCACGTGACACATGGGCATGACCAGAAGCCCCGTGTCCCCTCTGTGGAAACCGAAATCCACCTCATTTATCAGGTAAAAGACCACATAACTCTCGTGGGATCGTATGGCACCCTTGGGTTTTCCAGTGGTACCCGAGGTATACATGAAGGTCCAGGTATCCTCAGCAGTCACCTCCACATCGGGCTCTCCAGAGGAAGCCTTTTCCATCAGGGTTTCATAACCCTGGAAACCCCTTGGGGTGGCTTGGCCTCCGAAGTGCACAAAACGCTCCTGGGAAACATCCAGGTCCTTTTTGATGGATTCCACCAGCCCCAGGAAGTCATCCTGGAAGATCATGGCCTTGGCCTCTGAGTTCTGCATTATGTACGTCACCTCTGGGCCCGTGAGCCTGAAATTGATGGGAACTGCTATGAGACCGGCCTTGGCCACTGCTGCATAGATCTCCATCCACTCCACGCAGTTGTAAGCCAGGATTCCCACCCTGTCGCCCTTCTGAAGCCCGAGTCCCAGAAGGCCGTTGGCCAGTCTGCAGGCCCTCTCATTCCACTGGCGAAACGTCATGGAACGCACCAGATCCCTGGCCCCGATCTTTTCCGGGAACAGGATGGCGTTCATCTTCAATATTTCACCGCAATGAAGAAGCTGGCTCATGGACAACCTCCCATTGGCTTTGTTTTAGATCCTGGAAAGTGCCGGACATCCTAAAGGCTTTGGGTCTGTCGAGCCTCATCATATGGCCTTGGCCAGCACCTCTGTGATGTCCATTACCTGAATCTTATACTTCTCCTCCCTCTTGAGCTTGGCTGCTGCTGCCTGAAGCGTCCTCTTGCAGGATGGACAGGCCGAAACAATTACCTCGGCTCCAATATCCTTTGCCTGCTGGACTCTCTTGTAAGCTATGTCATCGCTCATGCTGAAATCAAAAGCCTTGAGCCCCCCACCGCCTCCACAACACTTGGCCAGCAGCCTGTTCATAGGAAATTCCAGGAGCTCCAAACCCGGCACAGCCTTAAGCACCCGCCGAGGGGGTTCAAATATGTTCATGTGGCGGCCCAGGTCGCACGGATCGTGATAAACCACCTTGGCTTGGAAAGACCCCTGGAAGTTCACCCTTCCTTCCTGAATCAACTGGTCCATGTATTCCACCAAGTGAAGAGTCTTGGGAATCACATGCTGGGTATGCTTCGGATAAAGCTCCTTGATGGTCTTGTAGCAGCCCGCACAGGTGGTGACCAGAGTCTCTGGTGAACTGTTCTGCCATAGAGCCAAGTTGGTTTCCATGGCCTTATGGAAATCTGCCATGGAGCCCACCAGGTAGGCCAGGTATCCGCAACAGTTTTCCTTGTCCCCCATGGTCCCATACCTTATCCCTGCCTGATCCATCAACTTCATCACCGAGGGCACTATCTTTGTGTCCTGGTATGAAGGCACGCAACCCAAGAAGAGCAGGGTGTTTACCTTGCCTTCAGGCTGTACGAATCTCGAGGGATAAATCTCGGTGCGCTTGTAAGGCTCTTCGCCAAAGGGATTGCCCTTCTTGCCCATGCTCTCCAACATGGGTAAAAAGCTCTTGGGCAAGAATCCTTCATCCACCAATCTTCTTCTGGCAGCCTCTACGATTTCAGCCACCTGTATTCCCGCAGGACAGGTGGATCGACAGTTCAGGCAGGTGGTGCAGGCGTAAAAGCGGCTGGCCAGCTCCTCTGATGGAGGGACTTTTCCGGTCATAAGATTGTAGGCCAGTATGACTCGGCCTCTGGCATTGACCGATTCCACCATCCGCTCTGCGTAAGTGGGGCACCCCAGTCTACAAAAGCCGCACATTATACAGGCCATTATCTCGTTGTCCACTGCCTGGCCAAAGCTCCTGACCTGATCCGGCCTTTCCAGGAAGGCACGGTACGCGAACTGCTCCAGGATGTCCTGGATGGAGCCCTCAAAACCCAACTTTCCTGGATTCAATATGTTGTTGGGATCCAGGGCCAGTTTGATCTTTTCCATGACCTCCTTGCCCACCCCCAGCTCTTCTTGAATGTAAGGGGACTTGGCCATTCCCACCCCGTGTTCTGCGGTCAGGGTGCCTTGAAAATTCTTTGTGAGAACTATGAAATCCTGAGCGATGCGTTTGACCTTTTCCCATTCCTGGGCGTTCCTTGGATCCATGATGATGACTGCATGCAGATTCCCGTCCCCCACGTGGCCGAATATGCACATGGGAAAATCGTGCTTGCGACCCACTTCCTGGATGGCCTCAATGGTTGCCGGGATCTGGCTTATGGGAACCCCGAAGTCCTCCACCAGAGGAATGAGCCTAGAGCCCCTCTTCACCTTGGAAAGGGCCGATACCAGCCCCTGGCGAGCCTGCCACATGGCCATTCGCCGGTTTGGATCGTCGGACCATTGTGTCTCCAGTGCGCCATGTTTGGAAAAGATTTGGTTTATCTGTGCGATGTCTTTCTCCACAGCCTCCTTTACTCCATCCAGCTCCAAGAACAGGATGCATCCCACCTCTTGGGGAATCTCCAGACCCATGGTCTTTCGCACCACGTCTATGGAGGTCCTGTCGAGGATCTCCAAGGAGGACAGGGGAATCCCCGCACCCAACACTTCCTCGGCCCCTCTGCCTGCGGTCTCAACATTGGGGAACGAGGCCTGGGCAAAGGCAATGTATGGTGGCATGGGCAAGATCTTAACCATGACCTCGGTGATGATTCCCAAGGTGCCTTCCGCCTGTCCGAACAGATGGGTTAGGTCATATCCAGAAGAGGTCTTCCTGGCCTTAGAGCCAGTGCGCATCACTCTACCATCAGCAAGCACCACCTCCAGGCCCATCAAATAGTCTTTGGTGGTGCCGTACTTCAAAGCACGGTTCCCGCTGGCATTGGTGGAGACCATGCCGCCTATGGAGGCCAGGGGAGCACTGGCCGGATCAGGGGGGAAGAAATGAGTTGGAGCTAGGGCCTGATTCAATCTGTTGCATATGACTCCAGGTTCCACTCTGGCATAGCCATCTTTCTTGTTTATCTCTAGGATCCGGTTCATCCTGCTCAGATCCAGGAGGATTCCCTTATCACGGCAAGGCAAAATGGCCCCGGTAACAGATGTGCCAGATCCCCTGGGGATGATGGGGATCTTGTTTTCATTGGCTAGTCGCAATATTTCCGAAACTTGTTCTTTGGAGGTGACAAAGACCACTGCCTCCGGGATGCCCTCGTGGACCGACATATCCCTGGAGTAACAAAGCCGCTCCACCAGCTCTTCCCGGACATTTTGCTCCCCCACGATCCGGCTAACCTGCTCCATGAACCCCATGATCCATTACCTCCTACAGCGGCTCTGGACTCAACCCTTGGGCCGCTCGTCGATCACTCGCTTGGCCTTTCCCTCACTTCTGGCAATGCTCTTGGGCTCCACCAGAGTTACTCCTACGGAGATTCCCACCATCTCCCTCACATGTTCTGCTATGCGCGCCTCCACCTCTGCCCTCTTCTCTGGGCCGGCCCCGTAGATCTCTGGCTTACCCTCCACGTGCACCACCAACTGATCCAGGTATCCCTTCTTGCGAACTATCAGCACATACTGAGGTTCCACCTCAGGTATGTCCAATAGGAGCGCCTCTATCTGAGAGGGGAACACGTTCACTCCGCTTATTATCAGCATATCGTCGCTTCTGCCCAAAATCTTGTCCATCTTGATGAGGCTTCTACCACAAACACACTTTTCCCTGCGCAGACGAGTTATGTCTTTGGTCCTGTATCTTAGAAGCGGCATGGCCCTCCTTTGAATGGAAGTCAGAACCAGCTCACCTTGTTCACCCAAGGGCAGGGGCTCTAAGGTCACGGGGTCCACTATTTCCGGCAGGAAATGGTCTTCGTTTATGTGGAGGCCATCTTGGGCTTCACAGTCAAAGGCCACCCCAGGTCCGCACATTTCCGTGAGTCCATAAGCCTCCATGGCTTTTATCCCCATGCGCTCCTCTATTTCCTGGCGCATCCCTGTGGTCCAAGGCTCTGCCCCAAACACCCCGACCCTGAGGGGCAGAGCCTTCAGGTCCACTTTCATTTCCTCTGCTCTCTCGGCTATGGTCAAGGCGTATGAAGGAGTGGCAAACAACACCGTGGTGCCAAAATCTTTCATTATGATTATCTGACGCTCGGTCTGGCCTGAGCTGGTGGGAACAACCGTGCAGCCTATTCTCGTGGCTCCCTGATGAAAGCCCAGACCTCCGGTGAAGAGGCCGTGCCCGTAAGCATTCTGAACTATGTCCTCGGGACGCACTCCGGCTGCCCAGAGATTTCTGGCCATGCACTCGGTCCACTGCTCCAGGTCCTCCTTGGTGTAAGGTCCGGTTATGGGCTTGCCTGTGGTTCCTGAGGAAGCGTGCACTCTCACCACTTCCTTGAGGGGAACTGCACAGAGCCCGAAGGGATAGTTGTCCCTGAGGTCGTTCTTGACCGTAAAGGGAAGTTTGCGGGTGTCCTCTAGGGAACGGATGTCTTGGGCCTTTACTCCCAGTTCGTCCAGTTTCTGTCTGTAAAAGGGCACCCTCTCGTAAAGCCAAGCCACGGTTTCCTGCAGTTTCCCCAGTTGAAATTTCTGGAGTTCCTCCACCCCCATGCACTCGAATTTCTCATCCCAAGGCATTGCTTCCCCTCCTCTTGCTTGAAATCCTAGGCGCCCAAAGCCGCCGTTTCATACCAGGGACCTCCCTCTTTCAAAGGCCTTCAAGTTGAGTTCTTTGAAGGCCTTGGGGACCCTCTGGGATACCACCTTCTTCCAGTTGGAGTCAGGAAGCTCCAGGAGCCTGGAAGTCATGCCCAACAAAATGGTGTTTACCAGTCTAGGATTTCCCAGCTCTTCGGCCAGATCCAGCGCATTTACCAGAATTGCGTCACCAACGTTGTTCTTGAGAGTCTCCTCGGCATCTTGGGGATAGCTGGCCAGGCCTGTGGAAACAATGGGTGGCACAACCTTCTGGGAATTCACCACCGCCTTTCCCCCTGGCTTAAGAAAACCAAGCCAACGCAAGGCCTCGGCCAACTCGAAGGAGAGAAGCACATCGGCCTGTCCCTTGGGTATAAGGGGAGAGTTCACCCTTTGACCGAAGCGCACGTGGGAGGAGACCACTCCTCCCCTTTGGGCCATTCCGTGCACCTCGCTTTTCTTCACATCCAGCCCGCATGTCATAGCAACTTCGGAGAGGATGTCGCTGGCCAGGATCACCCCCTGGCCTCCCACACCTACTATGAGGATGTTCTTTACAGATCTTTTCTTAGTAGCCATTTTGCCTCCCAAGCCGTCTGGAGCCTCTCAGGCTCCTGCCATGGAGATCGCGCCCTGTTTACAAAGCTGTTCACACACAGTGCAGCCTCGACATAAGGTAGGATCTATCTCAGCCTTGCGCCTTACCTTCCCCCCTTCCTTCTTGGAGGGTATCACCTCCCCAGGAACTATGGCAGGACAACCCAGCCTCAGGCACATGCCACAGCCTTCACAAAGCTCCGGATCAACCCTGTGAACAAGGCTAGGATCGAATTTTTCCAGCATCACGCAGGGCCTGTTGGTGATTATCACAGAAGGTTCCTGGGCAGAGACCTCCTCTTTTATGACCTGGCTTGTGGTTTCGAGATCATAAGGATCCACAACCCTTACTCTCTTTATCCCCAATGATTCCACAAGCTTTACAAGATCCACCTGTCTGGTGGGTTCTCCCTGGAGGGTCCGGCC
The sequence above is drawn from the bacterium genome and encodes:
- the hisH gene encoding imidazole glycerol phosphate synthase subunit HisH, producing the protein MEFYDRLKLNGKEKWALIAIVDYGMGNLRSVWKAFAYLGAQARLTNSPLDIREARKIVLPGVGAFRDCMANLDRMGLLEPIMRAIREGKPYLGICLGLQVLFEQSEEFGKTPGMGIIQGRVVRFPPDMPVEGQGPRRFLTVPHIGWNSIRLLKNAPHLDGVPQKAYFYFVHSYFGVPEETSVVATITDYGVEFVSSLWKDNIFACQFHPEKSQAPGLRILRNFLALPD
- a CDS encoding sulfide/dihydroorotate dehydrogenase-like FAD/NAD-binding protein, encoding MFEILEKKQMAQGTVCMFRLKAPRIARKTRPGQFVILRANERGERIPLTVAETHPEQGWIRIYFQVVGKTTAMLARMAPGEIIQDVIGPLGVPTHVDKVGTVICVGGGLGVAVIYPITRAFFDAGNHVIAIIGARTKELLILEQEMNSVCHELHVTTDDGSYGRHGFVTDVLKELLEQRKDVGMVMGIGPVPMMRFLCKTTQPFGVKTMVSLNPIMVDGTGMCGACRVRVGGQTRFCCVHGPDFDGHQVDFEELSKRLMMYVPQERESYQRFQAEVAGGSSR
- the gltA gene encoding NADPH-dependent glutamate synthase; this translates as MSEKSEHSHKSKKERLPRQPMPEQPPKERIHNFKEVPFGYSPEQALAEASRCLKCKKPGCVPSCPVEVDIPGFISLVAEGKFFEAAAKIRETNSLPAVCGRVCPQEDQCESGCVLGKKWDPVAIGRLERFVADYDRLHGSFQMPPMASPTGKRVAVVGSGPAGLTLAGDLIKKGHEVTIFEALHEPGGVLIYGIPEFRLPKEIVKAEVNYLQKLGVRIETDVVVGKTLTVDELFEEEGYNAVFLGVGAGLPVFMNIPGENLCGVYSANEYLTRSNLMKAYLFPDYDTPIAVGRNVVVLGAGNVAMDSARTALRLGAETVRIVYRRSRAEMPARAEEIHHAEEEGIVFELLTNPVRFLGDDRGWVKAMECVRMELGEPDASGRRRPVPIPGSEFILETDMAIVAIGTTANPLIPSTTSGLETNKWGYIVTDETGRTSKKGVWAGGDIVTGSATVILAMGAGRKAARAIDEYLMSL
- a CDS encoding 2-hydroxyacyl-CoA dehydratase family protein — its product is MGLGQSSDRREFSATKKLKQVMAQHFQELDQAVKRGSPKVAWCTSVGPAELLRAMGFLVYFPENHGAVLGASRKAMDYIPVANALGYSPDICSYLTSDVGAYLRRETPLVQTYGISGVPKPDVLVYNTNQCRDVQDWFHFYGREFKVPVIGITSPRGVEEVTEAHVKDVARQMEGLVPTLEQVSGTKLDMDRLRHVVGLSRRCSDLWKEVLETASAVPSPWTFFDHTIHMGPAVVARGTQEAVDYYEILLKELQERVKNGVAAVEEERHRLYWEGMPIWGKLRDLANLFMRLHSCIVASTYCNSWIFTDFDPDDPFHSMAKAYTNIFICHAEGWKEDYIERIVNQFQIDGILFHDAKTCPNNSNSRYSMPQRLQKRLGIPCLVIHGDLNDLRCYSEEQAVTNIEAFVEQLEEN
- a CDS encoding acyl-CoA dehydratase activase translates to MNTKGEGRIHGSGLEKFFWAGVDVGASTTKAVVIDLEATMRGFHVQRSGVDYAGGSAACLEKALEKAGVSLESLSCVVSTGYGRYNVPMAKRIKTEISCHMKGCYHYFPHAATIVDIGGQDCKVIRVDEKGRRVAFRMNRKCAAGTGAFLEEVALRLGLDISQLDSLARRSTRKVQIGSYCTVFTSTEILTLIRKGEKVEDIVRGLFDSVVQRILEMDPLDGTIVLTGGVVEHNPVLAEALGERLKTNVFIPPHPQLTGAFGAALYGLEEDRAG
- a CDS encoding AMP-binding protein, producing the protein MSQLLHCGEILKMNAILFPEKIGARDLVRSMTFRQWNERACRLANGLLGLGLQKGDRVGILAYNCVEWMEIYAAVAKAGLIAVPINFRLTGPEVTYIMQNSEAKAMIFQDDFLGLVESIKKDLDVSQERFVHFGGQATPRGFQGYETLMEKASSGEPDVEVTAEDTWTFMYTSGTTGKPKGAIRSHESYVVFYLINEVDFGFHRGDTGLLVMPMCHVNSIFYSFVFTYCGGSVCVYNMKSFDPEHLLKTLSEQRITFTSLVPTHYIMMLGLPDSVKQKYNCDAVTKLLISSAPARRDTKLAIMDFFKNSQLFEAYGSTEAGLVTLLRPEEQFSKLGSIGREITGSGRIKLLDEKGNEVPEGEVGELFSRTPHAFQGYWKLPEKTAEAFRGPYCSAGDMARRDEEGYYYLVDRKSNMIITGGENVYPSEVENCIGGHPKVKDVAVIGIPHEKWGEAVHAVVILKEGQEATEKEIIDWCRDKIAGYKRPKSVSFIREEEMPRTATGKILHRLLRERFGA
- a CDS encoding PaaI family thioesterase, producing the protein MMEKPLPYSKWCYVCGKDNPLGFKVIFSAERGRVRVRHVPEVHRQGYLGVVHGGVISTLLDEAMGWAPTLAIKRMFVTAELTVRYLKPFPIGKAMLIEAWPERVSRRMALVSGQVKDEAGELYASAKGKYLPMSQEETKRVDELLIYEPQTLRVFQEDT